The following DNA comes from Miscanthus floridulus cultivar M001 chromosome 5, ASM1932011v1, whole genome shotgun sequence.
tgaaaagaataaaacaaaacaaaaatagaaaacctaATCAGCTACTGCTGGGCCGCCCCGAAAGAACGGCGGCCCACAACACGCGCTAGCGCAGCCCAGACACGGCGCGGCCCAGGTCAGGCTCCCGCCTCAGCTCAGCGACTGACGCGCGGGTCTCGCacgacagagagacagacaggggaggaagaaaggacggtggcgtggctcgtcgccggtgacagctccggcgaggccatcggtGCCAATGTGTTCACCTCACCCGTGCGCACCTAGTGGTACCCTCAATCTCAGCTATTTCCATGGATAAAGGAAgtgacgacggccatggcggcgcacggccatgggttggccggctccggcgaggcgacGGCGTTACGGCCCTAGTGGCCTACTCTCCGAGCATCAGTAGCACTCACAGGACCTGGCGCAAGGGAGAGAGGGGACGGTAAGAGGCTCGAGCAGCACGGCCACgtgcgagctcggccggcggcggtcatggcgacccggtggagccgcgctcACGGTGAGCTCTACCTGAGGCGAAAATGGAATGACGGTGGGGTCGCAGACGTGGAggagctcacggtggtgctgCGGCTCAGAGGAATCGGACCAAGGCGCTCGGTTGAGGGGGATTTTGGCTCGGCGGCTGCCACAGCTTCCCGGCCGCCGTGCtcgcggaggaaggagatggcagGGGTGAAATGGCGAGGTGAAAAGCGAGTGAACGAAGCGCTGGCTTTCATCTGGGGCATGGACACGCGACGTGGAGGCGCTGGCAGAGCATGCGCGCCACGCGGTGATCAGctcctgagccggtcggccatggcGTGCTCTGTCGGTTTTCTGAAACGGACTGAATCGACGCCCGATGACACGACTGATAGCGTGATTTCGGTGATCCATAACTCCCAAAcggtggcgatctggttcatggtatagttaacaaaattgaagatccaagtgagtacaacaactttgtcaattggagctcgagttggttcggcctggttagggagatacaaggctccaaactaTGACACATGAAACTGTAAATCgtcttaaggacttagaaaaattcttaagtATGAACTCAGCAGGGAAAAATGACTTGTGGGCCtcgtttgaacatgttctagccattttcatgagatggtcatattgagacttttgttccttgataaattggctacaactttggtaaagggtgcacagccatgcaaggtctctaggttggtcttttgaatcagtcaaacagtggtaCATTATAGGTCATtttaagtcaaacctccactagagGGCATTTTAGTCAGTTtgttccacatgaacaatgtcccatcaattaccctaagtgtagttaaggtgtattagaccataattaaccactctacacaagtgctacaccaacttctaatgatcacatgtgatgaagcaacaaaatgcTTCCATTttactcaaatgttgcaattccatgtttcacatgtttcatgcctttgttgcaattttaacttgcccCTTTcccaccatgttgccatgtttcaaggtatgagaaactcatgctgcattcacatgtttcactactaccatttacaagcaatcaagtatgaaacaaacataattgcgaATATTGCATATGCATATTTCAGtaataatggcatgatgagatagatgatgcacatattTAAGAAATAAAATGCAATTTtatagaagccaaacacctagggtgttacaagataTCCTGTATCCAGACACAATATTATCTAAGGCAAAAGCTATACATCCAGAATAGTCAAAACATCTCATAATTTGGAATGAATTATAATTGGATCTACCTCTcgcaatttggaatggagtgcAGTTGGATCCAGGGATCCAAAAGAGGGCCTTACAAAACTGCGATGGAAAGAAAATTAGCGGCAGGTGAGCTAAAGTTGACGGATGACGggcaacagttttttttttttttttttttgacacaggCACACTACAAAAAAAATGTCATGATGCCCACCGGTAATTGGCTTCGAATATATACATATCTGAACAGTCCAATTGGCGCGATACGTTCGTAGTACACGTGCTGCACCAGTTACATGAAAAAAAATCACAATTATATATGTACATAGTACAGATAAGCAGTACACGGCATCAGCTCAAATCTTATTTATTTAGCTGCATGATAACAGTCGTAAGTCACATAACTGACACCAAGCACGGCGCCCAAACTGGATCCAATCACCACGCGCGTGGGGGTGGTGCTCCCGACCCTGCTTCGTTCAGCCTGTCGAGCAGGGTGTTGAAATCCATTGGCTGGCCACTCTCTGCCATCCTTTGGGTGACGTTCAGCACCTGGTCCCTAGGGTATCCCATGGTGATCGCCTTCTCCATCATTTCTCCGTAGGGATGGCCACGCATCATATGCGACCCCGGATGGTTCATGCCGACTCCACCTGGGGGCATTTGCTGCGGCTGGACTGCTGGAGGGCCGCTTGGTGGGTACGCGTAGCCAGTGTTGTAGCCTTGCGGATTGCCCTGTGGCGCATACTGTGGAGGGCCAGCATAGGACCCTTTGCTTGGAGGTGGCCCAAAGGAGCCCTGACTTGAAGGTAGCTGGTGCCTTTGCATGTTGTGCTGCGGCAGTAGCTGAGACGGTGGGATGCCAGGCCCTCCATACGAATATGGCGGTTCAGAACGGCTGGCACCTGATGGAGCAGCAGTGCTGTATGGTCCCTGCATAGCCACATTGCCAGGAAGAGTTTCAGGGGTGGGGTTCAATGGCTGGTGGGGTTGATAATGAGGGTAGTTTGGTGGGGTTTGAGGTCTCATCTGAGTTTGCACAGGAGGATGTTGTGGTTGCATTGCCTGAGGAGGAAGCTGTGGGCTAGATTGCTGTGGTTGCACTGGTGGAGGATACTGTTGAGCATTGGATTGGGGCTGCTGTACTGGTTGCGGTGGAAACTGCTGCACATTGGATAACTGGGGCTGCTGTGCAGGTGGAGGAAATGACTGTGAGAAAGTCTGTTGTGTCTGGGCCACCAGTGCAGGAGTTGGCTGGGAGGATTGCTGGTGCCACTGCTGCTGGTAAGTAGGGTAAGGCTGTCGCTGTGTTTGATTTCCGGCTTGAGGTGGTTGGGATGGAGCATGGACCGGAACATCTTGTGCTGGGGGTCTTGCTGGTAAGTATTGCACTTCTGGTTGCAATTGTTGCCCCTGTGTGTCCTGGATACCTGGAGCTTGGCGCTGTGGGTAGCAGACGATGGCTTGGCTAAGAACATAGCGGTCCTGCTGTGGCACAGGAGGGGTAGGGGCTGATTGTTGCACAGGTTGATCCTTGTACTGTTGGACTGATTCAGAAGCTCTAGGTGCAAGTGATGGCATCACCTGATGAGGTAAAACAAGAGCCAATTGCTGGTTTGATGTATCAGGGTTTTCTTCAAGCTTCTTTTGCTCAGGAATAGATGGTGTTGGTACATCTTCCTTCTTTTTAGATGTATCTTGTGTAAGTTGAAATTTGGCCAATTCCTTCTGAGCTTCAGCTAACTCCTGTTTGTCCCTAAGAATTTGGATAGACCTGTGTACCTGCATCATTTTCAAAGTAGAGTAACTTTATAAATAGAGAACATGTCAACCTAATACTAAAAGATCTGTTAAAtacataaacaaaaataaaacatagATGTGGAAATTGAACAATAAAAATTAGATGATCAACCAAACGAAAAGGAAACAATCTCCAAATTTGGATATGGTCAGGTTTTGTTAGATAATTTCTAAATAGAACATGGTACATGTTAGGACAGAACCAGTAGCAACTTGTATGCTCCAGACGTCCAGCCTATATCTACCTAACTTGTATGCTCCAGTGTTCCagcctacaacaacaacaacaacaacaaagcctttaagtcccaaacaagttggggtaggctagagttgaaacccaacagaagcaatcaaggttcaggcacgtgaatagctgtcttccaagcactcctatctaaggctaagtctttgagtatattccatcctttcaagtctccttttattgcctctacccaagtcaacttcggtcttcctctgcctctcttcacgttactatcttgacttaggattccactacgcaccggtgcatctggaggtctccgttgcacatgtccaaaccatctcaaccggtgttggacaagcttttcttcaattggcgctacccctaatctctcacgtatatcatcgttccgaactcgatcccttcttgtatgaccgcaaatccaacgcaacatacgcatttccgcgacacttagctgttgaatatgtcgtcttttcgtaggccaacattctgcaccatacaacatagcaggtctaatcgccgtcctataaaacttgccttttagcttctgtggtacccttttgacacataggacaccagatgcttgccgccacttcatccaccctgctttgattctatggctaacatcttcatcaatatccccgtccctctgtagcattgatcctaaatatcgaaaggtatccttcctaggcactacttgaccttccaaactaacatcttcctcctcccgagtagtagtgccgaagtcacatctcatatactcagttttagttctactaagtctaaaacctttggactccaaagtctcccgccataactccagtttctgattcactcctgtccggctttcatcaactagcactacatcgtccgcgaaaagcatacaccaagggatgtccccttgtatgtcccttgtgacctcatccatcactaaagcaaacaaataagggctcaaagctgacccttgatgtagtcctatcctaatcgggaagtcatccgtgtctccatcacttgttcgaactctagtcacaacattgctgtacatgtccttaatgagcccaacgtacttcgttgggactttatgtttgtccaaagcccaccacataacattccttggtattttatcataagctttcttcaagtcaataaaaaccatgtgtaggtccttcttcttctccctataccgctccataacttgtcttattaagaaaatggcttccatggttgaccttccgggcatgaaaccaaattggttcatagagatccgcgttattgctctcaagcgatgctcgataactctctcccatagcttcatagtatggctcatcaacttaattccccggtaatttgtacaactttgaatatcccctttattcttgtagatcggtaccaatatacttctcctccactcatcaggcatcttgttcgatcgaaaaatatggttgaacagcttggttaaccatactacagctatgtccccgaggcatctccacacctcgattgggataccatccggtcccatcgccttacctcctttcatccttttcaacgcctctctgacctcagattcttggattctccgcacaaagcgcctattggtgtcatcaaaagagtcatctaactgaaaggttgtgtccatattctcaccattgaacaatttgtcaaaatactcttgccatcgatgtcggatctcatcctcctttaccaagagatgctccctttcatccttaatgcacttaacttggttgaagtcccgtgtctttctctcatgaaccctagccatcctataaatgtccttctctccttccttcgtactcaaatgttggtaaagatcctcgtacgctctaccctttgccacacttacagctcgctttgcagtcttctttgccaccttatacttctctatgttgtccacactcctgtcatggtacaagcgtcttcCAGTGTTCCAGCCTACATCTACCAATTCATATACAAAGGAATGCCGTCAACCATGGTTTAGGAAGGGGTCTACATGAGACATAAGTGTACAACAGTCAACAGacatggaacagtgttttcctctcacaacatttaATTTCAGCATCAGCAAACAGGGTGAATGAGGCTGGATTGCCTGAGGGGAAATTAGACCATAGGACTTCCATGTACGTTCTGTCTGTAGTCCACATGAATTGTCCTTAAGATGTTCTCCAGGAGAAAAAAAATACACAGGTGTAGAAGCTTCATGCTGAGATACAGGTATACTGAAATTTTATGATACAATTATGGATTTTTGGGATGCACAGGTGACAAGCCCCTATGGGTTGTTCTCCCATCATAATGACTCTTCCCTGCAATGTCATTTCTATGAAGACCAATCAACATGACCTACATCATTTGTGAAAGTGCCCTCTAAATTAATGTATGCCATGGTACCACGACATTGTTTTATGTGGCTATAATTATAATAAACAAAACCATGATGTGTAATTTGTTTAAATTACACACCATGGTTGTAACTAtaataaacaaaatcaaaatgagCTGAAAACTCTTCATAGAAGTACCACATATAAAAACACAGCATAACGACAAGAATATATTTGAATGACTAAGCTAACACTTCTCTATATTAAGTACCTTTTACAACTTGGACTCAACTTACTATTTACTGAATGACAATATCCAACACACATGACAAATAACATATCTGAATAAAAAGTATCAGAATGTTCTGATCATGGTGCAACAAGAATTCTAGTGAGATGGTTTCATCTAGGGAAATTATCATAGTACGATAATGACATCGATGAGCATATAACATGATCATAGTATTGATACTagattcattcattcataagaaTGCAGAGACAGATAGCGTGGGAGTAATGTGGAAGCATCATCTACTCTGAAGCATCTTGCTCAAAATAGCACTTTACTTACTTCATGTAGATGTTTCTCAAGAGACTTCAATCTATGGTCAGTCTCATCACGAAGTACATCGCTTCGAAGTTCACCTATGGATCTCTCGAGCTTATAGCAATAAATCTCCAGTTGTGAAAGACGACTAGTGATTCCCTCGAGAGATCGTAGCAAATTATCAGCGTACTTTTTCATGCATTTCTCAACAGCAGAAAGCACATCCTCCTTGCCATAACTTTCTTGTTCATAAGGTTTCACAAATGGCCTCCCCAATCTGCTGTCATGAAAATCCTGTTGCAAAAGCACAGGGAGGGCTGAGAATAATGAATACAAGGCAAACATAATCATCACAAGCACAGATCAGAGGGATCAAAAGCCGCTAATTTGCCAATTCATATGAAGACATTGAGCTAGGTAGCCAGCCCAACCAGAAAATAGAGCCGTGTGGATATATGCACAGAAAGCAATTGACACAGAGCATTCGATACAACAGTATGCACATAATACCAAGGCAACGACCCTTTTGAAAAGAACCATCCTAAAATTTACAACATTAGAAAGCGCAAAGTCTAGTCACATATGGATTTATTTTTCCTAGTTCATCAACAATAGAAACATTGGATGTTTCCTAAAACTCTACCCTCAAAAGTTCCAAGTTTGCAACCCATCGAGACTTTTCGAGAGAACAATAGCCTCTGCAGGGTCTGAAAGATAAGTATGACAAAACTTTCAAAAAACAAAGCAATCCACATTACAAGGGATGCAGAGTCATGTTTCCATAAGCATACACCTATTTCCTCAACACACTTCAGGTAAAACAAACATGGCCACCATCAATCATTGTTTCACAATGGGACTATTCGATATGGAAAAGGCCAAAAGGGTAAATATCATAGCAGCTCCTGTTTAAAATAGCATGGCTCTGATGTCACGACAGCAATAACACACAAAGTAGTTCAGTCTAAACCTAACATGAAGTGAAAAAGTTGACTGTCTGTTGGCTAAATTGCAAACGCAATGACCCTGATAGTCTGAACGCATTGCAGATAGCCAGATATATACGATGTAAAACTTGCTATGCCAAAAACTAGAGTGACACGATTTTGCACAAAAGGCAATTGATAAAAACTATGAAAAGTCATTTAAGAATAGCGAAGACAGTAGATGAGTCAGAAAATTAAGCCATACATAGATTACATGTAAACCCACAAAACGTTCCATCTGAATCAGTTAAATAAGAAACTGAACTTGTTTAGGTCAGTTTCATTTGTCCTGGTTAGAAATTACCGATCCAGCATACAAAATATACCAAACCTTATTAGAGCCAAAAATCCACACCAAGACAACACGCCGAACCAATTGACTAGTGCTCGCTGTAGGGACAGATCAGAGAAGGAAAAGAGAAGTGGATTAAGCGGACGGGCACCTTGTCGGCCGGATCGGGGCGCTTGGGCTCGGATGTGGCGGCGAAGTCATCGTAGGAGCAGAGCACGTCGTCGGCGCCGAAGTCGAAGCTGcgggatccgccgccgccgccggagccgcgGCCCGAGGGGGCGCCGGGGACGGACATCGCGGGGCTAGGGTTTTGCCCGGGCGGCAGCCGGCAGGTTGAGCGTCTTGCTTGTGTGGAGGAAAAGGAAAGGGGGTTGTTTCGTGTTACGGAGCGGAGGGCagggggacggggacggggaaagATGAGCaacagaggaggaagagagattaGTGTGAACGAATAAGGATTACGTCTTGGACGGTTTGGCCTGTGCCGCCGGGGTGTTAATTAAGAAAAGGCTTCTCGCCGGCTCGGTTGGGACGTAAAGTTCCGGGCTTGTTTTAAACGCCTAGCGCGTCTTGACTTGACCCGATGACGACCGATCTTATCTTTTTGGGTTCATGTTTCATGGGccgagtaaaaaaaaaaaaaaaaaaactgcagcTGCCAAGCTAAACGAGGACCATATTCTCCAATCTCCCCTCACATCACTCGAGGGCTGACAGAGGTGAGAAATACCCGGCCCGCCACGACCCAAAGTTCAATTTATAGGACCCAAAGTTCAATTTATCTCCCTTAATTATCCCCGTCGTCCGATTTTCTCCCCAAACTACAAAACTAGTTTTTTAATctatatatctcttataaagctaaaccctAGTACAACTTTTATTTCAACATGCAAGATATCCACGTCATTTCTCACTATCTATCCATATCACCTCTCACTAATAGTTATCCCACTAA
Coding sequences within:
- the LOC136450584 gene encoding uncharacterized protein — its product is MSVPGAPSGRGSGGGGGSRSFDFGADDVLCSYDDFAATSEPKRPDPADKDFHDSRLGRPFVKPYEQESYGKEDVLSAVEKCMKKYADNLLRSLEGITSRLSQLEIYCYKLERSIGELRSDVLRDETDHRLKSLEKHLHEVHRSIQILRDKQELAEAQKELAKFQLTQDTSKKKEDVPTPSIPEQKKLEENPDTSNQQLALVLPHQVMPSLAPRASESVQQYKDQPVQQSAPTPPVPQQDRYVLSQAIVCYPQRQAPGIQDTQGQQLQPEVQYLPARPPAQDVPVHAPSQPPQAGNQTQRQPYPTYQQQWHQQSSQPTPALVAQTQQTFSQSFPPPAQQPQLSNVQQFPPQPVQQPQSNAQQYPPPVQPQQSSPQLPPQAMQPQHPPVQTQMRPQTPPNYPHYQPHQPLNPTPETLPGNVAMQGPYSTAAPSGASRSEPPYSYGGPGIPPSQLLPQHNMQRHQLPSSQGSFGPPPSKGSYAGPPQYAPQGNPQGYNTGYAYPPSGPPAVQPQQMPPGGVGMNHPGSHMMRGHPYGEMMEKAITMGYPRDQVLNVTQRMAESGQPMDFNTLLDRLNEAGSGAPPPRAW